The Desulfobulbaceae bacterium sequence TCCGTTATTCCTCATGTGAGGCAGGTGGCCTCTTTGACCAGAGGTTTCGGAATCCTTGTCAGAATGACTTTCATCGCCGCTCCGCATACCCGACAGGTGATGGCTGGCCGTTCTTTTAGTTTACGGACAAAGGTACGGAAAGGATTGACGCGGAGCACGACCTGTAAGAAGCGGATGAGCTTTTTACTACATGAAT is a genomic window containing:
- a CDS encoding IS91 family transposase; its protein translation is SCSKKLIRFLQVVLRVNPFRTFVRKLKERPAITCRVCGAAMKVILTRIPKPLVKEATCLT